A window from Bosea sp. ANAM02 encodes these proteins:
- the kduD gene encoding 2-dehydro-3-deoxy-D-gluconate 5-dehydrogenase KduD — MVSPFDLTGRTAIVTGANTGLGQAIAVALAEAGAGIVAVGRSSAAETKALVAAAGQPFHEITADLATLEPVARIVEEAEAVARADGSRLDILVNNAGIIRRADAIDFTEADWDTVMDVNLKSTFFLTQAVAKRMLADGKGGKVINIASLLSFQGGIRIPSYTASKSGLAGLTRLLACEWAGRGINVNAIAPGYFVTNNTEALRADPERNAAILGRIPAGHWGQPRELGGAAVFLASDAAAYIHGIVLPVDGGWLAR, encoded by the coding sequence ATGGTCTCGCCCTTCGACCTGACCGGCCGCACGGCAATCGTCACCGGAGCCAATACCGGTCTCGGCCAGGCGATCGCGGTCGCGCTGGCCGAGGCGGGGGCCGGCATCGTCGCGGTCGGCCGTTCGAGCGCGGCGGAGACCAAGGCGCTGGTCGCGGCGGCCGGCCAGCCCTTCCATGAGATCACCGCCGATCTTGCCACGCTGGAGCCGGTCGCGCGGATCGTCGAGGAAGCCGAAGCGGTGGCGAGGGCCGACGGCTCGCGGCTCGACATCCTCGTCAACAATGCCGGGATCATCCGCCGTGCCGACGCGATCGACTTCACCGAGGCCGATTGGGACACGGTGATGGACGTGAACCTGAAATCGACCTTCTTCCTGACCCAAGCGGTAGCGAAACGCATGCTCGCCGACGGCAAGGGCGGCAAGGTGATCAACATCGCCTCGCTGCTTTCCTTCCAGGGCGGCATCCGCATCCCGTCCTATACGGCGTCGAAGAGCGGGCTTGCCGGGCTGACGCGGCTGCTGGCCTGCGAATGGGCCGGCAGGGGCATCAACGTCAATGCCATCGCGCCGGGCTATTTCGTGACGAACAACACCGAAGCCCTGCGCGCCGATCCCGAGCGCAACGCCGCGATCCTCGGGCGCATCCCGGCCGGGCATTGGGGGCAGCCGCGGGAGCTGGGCGGAGCAGCCGTCTTCCTCGCCTCGGATGCCGCCGCCTATATCCATGGCATCGTTCTGCCGGTCGACGGCGGCTGGCTCGCGCGCTGA
- a CDS encoding CaiB/BaiF CoA-transferase family protein translates to MGAALEGIKVLDLTRVLAGPWATMTLGDLGAEIWKIEQPGAGDDTRGWMPPSVEGISTYYLGANRNKKSLAVNMGTAEGREIIVELARKADVLVENFRPASLRKFRLTYDDLKAINPRLIVCSISGYGRGHAQEERPGYDFIIQAESGFMAITGERDGEPMRLGVAFIDLVTGMNAVQAVLAALYMRERSGEGQWLDIGLNDSALFFLANIASGHLNTGSEPGRYGNAHPSIVPYQIFACIGGRIAIAVGNDEQFRRFCRALGLAHLSDDPRYATNRKRTEHRETLLPLLERHFASLNLTDVLGDLHAAGVPAGDVRSVGQALTSDIAALRQSVVSVPAPTIGTFRSVRSPLRMSASPQREPTPPPAVGEHTDAVLAEHLGLGPEQIERLRAAGAIG, encoded by the coding sequence ATGGGCGCGGCACTGGAAGGCATCAAGGTCCTCGATCTCACCCGCGTTCTCGCCGGCCCCTGGGCGACGATGACGCTGGGCGATCTCGGTGCCGAGATCTGGAAGATCGAGCAGCCCGGCGCGGGCGACGACACGCGGGGCTGGATGCCGCCCTCGGTCGAAGGCATCTCGACCTATTATCTCGGCGCCAACCGCAACAAGAAGAGCCTCGCCGTCAACATGGGCACGGCAGAAGGTCGCGAGATCATCGTCGAACTCGCCCGCAAGGCCGATGTCCTCGTCGAGAATTTCCGGCCGGCCTCGCTGCGCAAGTTCAGGCTGACCTATGACGACCTCAAGGCGATCAATCCGCGCCTGATCGTCTGCTCGATCTCCGGCTATGGCCGCGGCCATGCGCAGGAGGAACGCCCCGGCTACGACTTCATCATCCAGGCCGAATCCGGCTTCATGGCGATCACCGGCGAGCGCGACGGCGAGCCGATGCGGCTGGGCGTCGCCTTCATCGATCTCGTCACCGGCATGAACGCCGTGCAGGCCGTGCTCGCGGCGCTCTACATGCGCGAGCGCAGCGGCGAGGGGCAATGGCTCGATATCGGCCTCAACGACAGCGCCCTGTTCTTCCTGGCGAATATCGCCTCGGGCCATCTCAATACCGGCAGTGAACCCGGCCGCTACGGCAACGCCCATCCCAGCATCGTGCCCTACCAGATCTTCGCCTGCATCGGCGGGCGGATCGCCATCGCCGTCGGCAATGACGAGCAGTTCCGCCGGTTCTGCCGGGCGCTTGGCCTGGCCCACCTTTCCGACGATCCGCGCTATGCGACCAACCGCAAGCGCACCGAGCATCGCGAAACCCTGCTGCCCCTGCTCGAACGGCACTTCGCAAGCCTGAACCTGACGGACGTATTGGGCGATCTGCACGCTGCCGGCGTGCCCGCCGGCGATGTCCGCAGCGTCGGCCAGGCGCTGACGAGCGACATCGCCGCGTTGCGCCAGAGCGTCGTCTCCGTTCCGGCGCCGACGATCGGCACCTTCCGCTCGGTCCGCAGCCCCTTGCGGATGTCGGCAAGCCCGCAGCGCGAGCCGACGCCGCCGCCCGCGGTCGGCGAGCATACCGATGCGGTCCTTGCCGAGCATCTCGGTCTCGGGCCCGAGCAGATCGAGCGACTGCGCGCCGCCGGCGCGATCGGCTGA
- a CDS encoding TetR/AcrR family transcriptional regulator, which translates to MAGTNTEAKPRRQGRPPTIANARDRILDDAARLFARDGYDGSSLGELAAAVGVTKAAIYHYFPNKKEIYEAIIVRTLEGLRHHVSRATAQASGPEEALARFMTAHADFFEEHYDGFLTMLVGYGGMENVVMIVEAQKLRDEHEQALRQIIADGVATRAFRAVDIDVASRAVLSLLNWMVRWFKPGKGRRAAAFAQDYCDLMLGGLRA; encoded by the coding sequence ATGGCAGGGACGAACACCGAAGCGAAACCCAGGCGCCAAGGCCGCCCGCCGACCATCGCGAACGCGCGCGACCGTATCCTCGACGATGCCGCCCGGCTCTTCGCCCGCGACGGCTATGACGGGTCGTCGCTCGGCGAGCTTGCGGCCGCCGTCGGCGTGACCAAGGCCGCGATCTATCACTACTTCCCCAACAAGAAGGAGATCTACGAGGCGATCATCGTGCGCACGCTCGAAGGGCTGCGCCATCACGTCTCGCGGGCGACGGCGCAGGCCTCCGGCCCGGAAGAGGCGCTGGCCCGCTTCATGACCGCGCATGCCGATTTCTTCGAGGAGCACTATGACGGCTTCCTCACCATGCTCGTCGGCTATGGCGGCATGGAGAATGTGGTGATGATCGTGGAGGCGCAGAAGCTGCGCGACGAGCACGAACAGGCCCTGCGGCAGATCATCGCCGACGGCGTCGCCACGAGGGCCTTCCGGGCGGTCGATATCGACGTCGCCAGCCGCGCCGTGCTCTCGCTGCTCAACTGGATGGTGCGCTGGTTCAAGCCGGGGAAGGGCCGCCGCGCGGCTGCTTTCGCGCAGGATTATTGCGACCTGATGCTCGGCGGCCTGCGCGCTTGA
- a CDS encoding TRAP transporter small permease — protein MRAFTAFLTRIDAKLSLFALIAAGAGLVLMTAMVAWGVFGRYVLNDTPIWVEAGSLFLMSWFILLGAAVGVRESDHLGFEVGLVLSPPRLRAVLIVVGEALVCAFGLAMLGYGWQLAAGTWSDRMPIIGISRGWDYVPIAAGGALIALFALEKLLLFVTGERQAPLGFVHFGESREA, from the coding sequence ATGCGCGCTTTCACCGCTTTCCTGACACGTATCGACGCCAAGCTCAGCCTGTTCGCGCTCATCGCCGCCGGAGCCGGCCTCGTCCTGATGACGGCGATGGTCGCCTGGGGCGTGTTCGGCCGCTACGTGCTCAACGACACGCCGATCTGGGTCGAAGCCGGATCGCTCTTCCTGATGTCCTGGTTCATCCTGCTCGGCGCCGCCGTCGGCGTGCGCGAGAGCGACCATCTCGGCTTCGAGGTCGGGCTGGTGCTGTCGCCGCCACGATTGCGCGCCGTGCTGATCGTCGTCGGCGAGGCCCTGGTCTGCGCCTTCGGCCTCGCCATGCTCGGCTATGGCTGGCAGCTCGCCGCCGGAACGTGGAGCGACCGGATGCCGATCATCGGCATATCCCGCGGCTGGGACTACGTCCCGATCGCCGCCGGCGGCGCGCTGATCGCTCTTTTCGCGCTCGAGAAGCTGCTCCTCTTCGTCACCGGCGAGCGGCAGGCGCCGCTCGGCTTCGTTCATTTCGGTGAGAGCCGGGAGGCCTGA
- a CDS encoding TRAP transporter large permease, with translation MELWILFGVFSVLLLIGVPVAFCLGLASFATVAYMGLPPVVVFQQMNSGMNAFAMMAIPFFIYAGDLMIRGGIAERLIQMAASLVGHLRGGLGQVNVVTSTLFGGISGSAVADASAVGGLMIPQMKKRGYDADYAVNVTANAAIIALMIPPSHNMIIYSLAAGGNLSIADLFTAGIVPGLMLCLALMVAAWAVAARRGYPREAFPGFAAVGRHVVLALPGILLIAIIFGGVRSGVFTATESSCVAVVYALLVTVFVYRQLTWTAFVEATLGAVRTTAMVLLVIGTAGAFGWLMAFLQVPQATIAAMKAVSDNPIVILLMINLILLVLGTFMDMAPMIIICTPIFLPVVKAFGVDPVHFGVILILNAGIGLNTPPVGSVQFVACAIGRISIGESMRTIWPFYGASVAVLLLVTYLPGLSLWLPRLFH, from the coding sequence ATGGAACTCTGGATTCTCTTCGGCGTCTTCTCGGTCCTGCTGTTGATCGGCGTGCCCGTCGCCTTCTGCCTCGGCCTCGCCTCATTCGCGACCGTCGCCTATATGGGGCTGCCGCCGGTCGTCGTCTTCCAGCAGATGAATTCCGGCATGAACGCCTTCGCCATGATGGCGATCCCGTTCTTCATCTATGCCGGCGACCTGATGATCCGCGGCGGCATCGCCGAGCGGCTGATCCAGATGGCGGCGAGCCTCGTCGGCCATCTGCGCGGCGGCCTCGGCCAGGTCAATGTCGTGACCTCGACGCTGTTCGGCGGCATCTCCGGCTCGGCGGTCGCAGATGCCTCCGCCGTCGGCGGCCTGATGATCCCGCAGATGAAGAAGCGCGGCTACGATGCCGACTATGCCGTCAACGTCACGGCGAACGCGGCGATCATCGCCCTGATGATCCCGCCCTCCCACAACATGATCATCTATTCGCTGGCGGCCGGCGGCAACCTCTCCATCGCCGACCTGTTCACCGCGGGCATCGTGCCCGGGCTGATGCTGTGCCTGGCCCTGATGGTCGCGGCCTGGGCCGTCGCGGCGCGACGCGGCTATCCGCGCGAGGCCTTTCCGGGCTTCGCCGCGGTGGGCCGCCATGTCGTGCTGGCGCTGCCCGGCATCCTGCTGATCGCCATCATCTTCGGCGGCGTGCGCTCGGGCGTCTTCACGGCGACGGAATCCTCCTGCGTCGCGGTGGTCTACGCCCTGCTCGTCACCGTCTTCGTCTATCGCCAGCTCACCTGGACGGCCTTCGTCGAGGCGACCCTGGGCGCGGTGCGCACCACGGCGATGGTGCTGCTGGTGATCGGCACGGCCGGCGCCTTCGGCTGGCTGATGGCCTTTCTGCAGGTGCCGCAGGCGACGATCGCCGCGATGAAGGCGGTTTCCGACAATCCCATCGTCATCCTGCTGATGATCAACCTGATCCTGCTGGTGCTCGGCACCTTCATGGACATGGCGCCGATGATCATCATCTGCACGCCGATCTTCCTGCCGGTGGTCAAGGCCTTCGGCGTCGATCCCGTGCATTTCGGCGTGATCCTGATCCTCAACGCCGGCATCGGCCTCAACACCCCGCCGGTCGGCTCGGTGCAGTTCGTCGCCTGCGCCATCGGCCGCATCTCCATCGGCGAGTCCATGCGCACGATCTGGCCGTTCTACGGCGCCAGCGTCGCCGTGCTCCTGCTCGTCACCTATCTGCCCGGCCTGTCGCTCTGGCTGCCGCGCCTGTTCCACTGA
- a CDS encoding four-helix bundle copper-binding protein, with protein MHHLSPQMQSCIDECLRCYRTCLGMSTSHCLELGGEHAKPSHIQLMLACAEVCRASAQVMIIGSPHHKHLCAECADICEDCANECERIGDMDDCVQACRSCAESCRKMAA; from the coding sequence ATGCACCACCTCTCGCCACAGATGCAGTCCTGCATCGACGAATGCCTGCGCTGCTATCGAACCTGCCTTGGCATGAGCACCAGCCATTGCCTCGAACTCGGCGGAGAGCACGCTAAACCATCTCACATCCAACTGATGCTCGCTTGCGCCGAAGTTTGTCGCGCGAGCGCCCAGGTCATGATCATTGGCTCGCCGCATCATAAGCATCTCTGCGCTGAATGCGCCGACATCTGCGAAGACTGCGCCAACGAATGCGAGCGGATCGGAGACATGGACGATTGCGTTCAGGCCTGCCGCAGCTGCGCTGAAAGTTGCCGGAAAATGGCGGCGTAG
- a CDS encoding type II toxin-antitoxin system prevent-host-death family antitoxin: MKEFSFSDLNRRSGDVLDAALAEPVSLVKRGKAKIVMLPVEQYERLRDAVRPTEQRAFTLQNAPEEDIAMLMAGLQEIIDEDDREGR; the protein is encoded by the coding sequence ATGAAGGAATTCTCGTTCTCGGACCTGAACCGTCGTTCCGGCGATGTCCTGGATGCGGCCTTGGCGGAGCCGGTGTCGCTGGTGAAGAGGGGCAAGGCGAAGATCGTAATGCTGCCGGTCGAACAGTACGAGCGGCTACGGGATGCGGTCCGGCCGACCGAACAGAGGGCGTTCACGCTCCAGAACGCGCCGGAGGAGGACATCGCGATGTTGATGGCTGGCCTTCAGGAGATCATCGACGAGGACGATCGGGAGGGTCGGTGA
- the kduI gene encoding 5-dehydro-4-deoxy-D-glucuronate isomerase produces MTIEIRQVSHPEAVRGFDTAELRRHFLIETLFAAGEVRLTYSHLDRVIVGGAMPADKPVTLPTPKAVGTDAFLRRRELGIVNVGGPGKVSVGGQDYALAKRDALYIGKEAGAVSFASDAAGNPARFYLLSTPAHAVHPTRVIREADAKTLALGEQATANKRVIRQYIIPGVCETCQLVMGVTTLEEGSTWNTMPAHVHDRRCEIYLYFDVPADARVFHLMGEPHETRHLVVANEQAILSPGWSIHSGVGTKAYSFIWGMGGDNVDYTDMDMVATGDLR; encoded by the coding sequence ATGACCATCGAGATTCGCCAGGTTTCGCATCCCGAAGCCGTCAGGGGCTTCGACACGGCGGAGCTCAGGCGCCACTTCCTGATCGAGACGCTGTTCGCTGCGGGCGAGGTCAGGCTGACCTATAGCCATCTCGACCGCGTCATCGTCGGCGGCGCCATGCCGGCGGACAAGCCCGTCACGCTGCCGACGCCGAAGGCGGTGGGTACCGACGCCTTCCTCAGGCGGCGCGAGCTCGGCATCGTCAATGTCGGCGGCCCCGGCAAGGTCTCGGTCGGCGGCCAGGATTACGCGCTCGCCAAGCGCGATGCGCTCTATATCGGCAAGGAAGCCGGGGCGGTTTCCTTCGCCAGCGATGCTGCGGGCAATCCGGCGAGGTTCTACCTGCTCTCGACCCCGGCCCATGCCGTGCATCCGACCAGGGTGATCCGCGAGGCCGACGCCAAGACGCTGGCGCTCGGCGAGCAGGCGACCGCCAACAAGCGCGTCATCCGGCAGTACATCATCCCCGGCGTTTGCGAGACCTGCCAGCTCGTGATGGGCGTGACCACGCTGGAGGAGGGCAGCACCTGGAACACCATGCCGGCGCATGTTCATGACCGGCGCTGCGAGATCTATCTCTATTTCGACGTCCCCGCCGACGCGCGCGTCTTCCACCTGATGGGCGAGCCGCACGAGACCCGCCATCTCGTCGTCGCCAATGAGCAGGCGATCCTGTCGCCCGGCTGGTCGATCCATTCCGGCGTCGGGACGAAGGCCTATTCCTTCATCTGGGGCATGGGCGGCGACAATGTCGACTATACCGACATGGACATGGTCGCGACCGGGGACCTGCGCTGA
- the ybaK gene encoding Cys-tRNA(Pro) deacylase: protein MAQTTPATLALKQLGIHFELHSYNYDPNAERVGLQAAEALGEPPHRVLKTLIAQVDGKPVCIVLASDREASMKKVAAAFGGKAAAMMPVPDAERLTGYKVGGVSPFGQKRRLPVIVDEPAAAEALVYVNGGQRGLQIALAPADLLSAANARSAVISA from the coding sequence ATGGCTCAGACGACCCCCGCCACTCTGGCGCTGAAGCAGCTCGGAATCCATTTCGAGCTTCATAGCTACAATTACGACCCCAATGCCGAGCGCGTCGGATTGCAGGCGGCTGAGGCGCTGGGCGAGCCGCCGCATCGCGTGCTCAAGACATTGATCGCGCAGGTGGACGGCAAGCCGGTCTGCATCGTGCTCGCCTCCGATCGCGAGGCCAGCATGAAGAAGGTCGCGGCGGCCTTCGGCGGAAAGGCTGCGGCAATGATGCCGGTGCCCGATGCAGAGCGTCTGACCGGCTACAAGGTCGGCGGGGTCAGCCCCTTCGGCCAGAAGCGCAGATTGCCGGTGATCGTGGACGAGCCGGCCGCTGCCGAGGCGCTGGTCTATGTCAATGGCGGCCAGCGCGGCCTGCAGATCGCGCTCGCGCCCGCCGATCTCCTGAGCGCGGCCAATGCCCGCAGCGCCGTCATCTCGGCCTGA
- a CDS encoding TRAP transporter substrate-binding protein translates to MTARRSFLAYTAALALSAAAATSAPAQSVTLRSADIHPTDYPTVEAVRHFGKLLEERTQGRVKINVFHSAQLGQEKDTIDQTRFGVIDINRINMAPFNNLIPATNIPSLPFIFRSVDHMRKTMDGPIGDNLLKEFEKHDLIGLAFYDSGSRSFYNSKRPINTPADMKGMKIRVQQSDMFVALVSALGANATPMPFGEVYSALQTGVIDGAENNWPSYESTRHFEVSKFYSVTEHSLSPEALVMSKKSFDKFNAADQAIIKAAAKESVAKMRELWDAREKASEAKVKAGGAQINQVDKKPFIDAMKPVYDKFVTDPKLKEMVAAIQAVN, encoded by the coding sequence ATGACCGCACGCCGCAGTTTCCTCGCCTATACCGCAGCGCTCGCCCTTTCGGCTGCCGCCGCGACCTCAGCCCCGGCCCAGAGCGTGACGCTGCGCTCGGCCGATATCCACCCGACCGACTACCCGACCGTCGAGGCCGTCCGCCATTTCGGCAAGCTGCTCGAGGAGCGCACGCAGGGCCGCGTCAAGATCAACGTCTTCCACTCGGCCCAGCTCGGCCAGGAGAAGGACACGATCGACCAGACCCGTTTCGGCGTCATCGACATCAACCGCATCAACATGGCGCCGTTCAACAACCTGATCCCGGCGACCAACATTCCGTCCCTGCCCTTCATCTTCCGCTCGGTCGACCACATGCGGAAGACGATGGACGGGCCGATCGGCGACAACCTGCTGAAGGAATTCGAGAAGCACGACCTGATCGGCCTCGCCTTCTACGATTCCGGCTCGCGTTCGTTCTACAATTCCAAGCGTCCGATCAACACGCCCGCCGACATGAAGGGCATGAAGATCCGCGTGCAGCAGTCCGACATGTTCGTCGCGCTGGTCTCGGCGCTCGGCGCCAATGCCACCCCGATGCCTTTCGGCGAGGTCTATTCCGCGCTCCAGACCGGCGTCATCGACGGCGCCGAGAACAACTGGCCGTCCTATGAGTCGACCCGCCATTTCGAGGTTTCCAAGTTCTACTCGGTGACCGAGCATTCGCTCTCGCCGGAAGCGCTGGTGATGTCGAAGAAGAGCTTCGACAAGTTCAACGCCGCCGACCAGGCGATCATCAAGGCGGCCGCGAAGGAATCCGTCGCCAAGATGCGCGAGCTCTGGGATGCCCGCGAGAAGGCCTCCGAAGCCAAGGTCAAGGCCGGTGGCGCCCAGATCAACCAGGTCGACAAGAAGCCCTTCATCGACGCGATGAAGCCGGTCTACGACAAGTTCGTCACCGACCCGAAGCTGAAGGAAATGGTCGCCGCGATCCAGGCGGTGAACTGA
- a CDS encoding acyl-CoA dehydrogenase family protein has product MALDSETMRDLLDTVARFVRERLRPLEHQVAREDRIPPEIRREIAEMGLFGLSIPEEYGGLGLTMEEEVRVAFELGRTSPAFRSLIGTNNGIGSQGLIMDGTEEQKRRYLPRLASGELISSFALTEPEAGSDAASLKTSARKVEGGYVLNGTKRFITNAPHAGLFTVFARTDPAQPGARGVSAFLVEAGTPGLSLGPVDRKMGQSGSHTCDVIFADCRVPGDALLGGREGQGFRTAMKVLDRGRLHISAVCVAMAERVIEDSLRYAVERRQFGQPIAEFQLVQAMLADSRTEAYAARCMVLETARAKDRGEDVATDAACCKLFASEMVGRVVDRAVQIHGGAGYVADHGIERFYRDARLFRIYEGTSQIQQIVIARNMVKALG; this is encoded by the coding sequence ATGGCTTTGGATAGCGAGACCATGCGGGACCTGCTGGATACGGTGGCGCGCTTCGTCCGCGAGCGCCTGCGGCCTCTGGAGCATCAGGTCGCGCGGGAGGATCGCATTCCGCCCGAGATCCGCCGGGAGATCGCGGAGATGGGCCTGTTCGGCCTGTCGATCCCGGAGGAGTATGGCGGCCTCGGGCTGACGATGGAGGAGGAGGTCCGCGTTGCCTTCGAGCTCGGCCGGACCTCGCCGGCCTTCCGCTCGCTGATCGGGACCAATAACGGCATCGGCTCGCAGGGGCTGATCATGGACGGCACCGAGGAGCAGAAACGGCGCTATCTGCCGCGACTGGCCTCGGGCGAACTGATCAGCTCCTTTGCGCTGACCGAGCCGGAGGCGGGCTCCGATGCCGCTTCTCTGAAGACCTCGGCGCGAAAGGTCGAGGGCGGCTATGTCCTCAACGGCACCAAGCGCTTCATCACCAATGCCCCGCATGCCGGGCTGTTCACGGTGTTCGCGCGCACCGATCCGGCGCAGCCCGGCGCAAGAGGCGTCTCGGCCTTCCTGGTCGAGGCGGGCACGCCGGGGCTTTCGCTCGGGCCGGTCGACAGGAAGATGGGCCAGAGCGGCTCGCACACCTGCGATGTGATCTTCGCGGATTGCCGCGTCCCCGGCGATGCCCTGCTCGGCGGGCGCGAGGGACAGGGGTTCCGGACGGCGATGAAGGTGCTCGATCGCGGGCGCCTCCACATCTCGGCGGTCTGCGTCGCGATGGCCGAGCGCGTGATCGAGGACAGCCTGCGCTATGCCGTCGAGCGCAGGCAGTTCGGCCAGCCGATCGCCGAGTTCCAGCTCGTCCAGGCGATGCTCGCCGACAGCCGGACTGAGGCCTATGCGGCACGCTGCATGGTGCTGGAGACGGCGCGCGCCAAGGATCGCGGCGAGGACGTCGCGACCGATGCCGCCTGCTGCAAGCTCTTCGCCAGCGAGATGGTCGGCCGAGTGGTCGACCGCGCGGTGCAGATCCATGGCGGCGCCGGCTATGTCGCCGATCACGGCATCGAGCGCTTCTACCGGGATGCGCGCCTGTTCCGGATCTACGAGGGCACGTCGCAGATCCAGCAGATCGTCATCGCACGAAACATGGTGAAGGCGCTCGGCTGA
- a CDS encoding cupin domain-containing protein encodes MDRRNQPFAHDADLVWEPAGEGVTRKILTYRDEVMMVRVRFETGAIGPAHSHPHIQCSLVESGVFDITISGRTERLVAGDSFTVPPDAIHGAVNIEAGVLVDVFTPMRRDFVTSPNDP; translated from the coding sequence ATGGACCGCAGGAACCAGCCCTTCGCCCATGACGCCGATCTCGTCTGGGAGCCCGCCGGCGAGGGCGTGACGCGCAAGATCCTGACCTATCGCGACGAGGTGATGATGGTGCGCGTGCGCTTCGAGACCGGTGCGATCGGCCCCGCGCATAGCCATCCCCATATCCAGTGCTCGCTGGTCGAGAGCGGGGTCTTCGACATCACCATCTCCGGGCGCACCGAGCGCCTCGTCGCCGGAGACAGCTTCACCGTGCCGCCGGATGCGATCCACGGCGCGGTCAATATCGAGGCCGGCGTCCTCGTCGATGTCTTCACGCCGATGCGCCGGGATTTCGTGACTTCTCCAAACGACCCTTGA
- a CDS encoding GntR family transcriptional regulator, with amino-acid sequence MLWYGTQQAVEVFDLSLSLASPALALGASAAGRVEAELRRAIIALELPPGTRLSEQEIALKYGVSRQPVREALIALARTRLVDVQPQRGTVVVKFSVRKMMEARFVREAVEVAIVRQACQSFAAQSRQRIGDLLDMQDKAAARDDHAAFQRYDELFHIELTEGVGMPLAWEAIRDIKAHMDRVCQLTLPGPDAMLPLVQQHRSIMVAIDARDSGRAETAMRHHLTEILRALPRTEASFPDLFE; translated from the coding sequence ATGTTGTGGTATGGTACGCAACAGGCTGTGGAGGTTTTCGACTTGAGCCTTTCGTTGGCGTCACCCGCCCTCGCACTGGGCGCTTCGGCGGCCGGGCGCGTCGAAGCCGAACTGCGTCGCGCGATCATCGCACTCGAACTGCCACCGGGCACGCGGCTGTCGGAGCAGGAGATCGCGCTGAAATACGGGGTCTCGCGCCAGCCGGTGCGAGAGGCCCTGATCGCGCTCGCCCGGACGCGGCTGGTCGACGTGCAGCCGCAGCGCGGCACGGTCGTGGTCAAGTTCTCCGTCCGCAAGATGATGGAGGCCCGCTTCGTCCGCGAGGCGGTCGAGGTCGCGATCGTCCGGCAGGCTTGCCAGTCCTTCGCCGCGCAAAGCCGCCAGCGGATCGGCGATCTCCTCGACATGCAGGACAAGGCGGCCGCGCGCGACGACCACGCCGCCTTCCAGCGCTATGACGAGCTGTTCCATATCGAGCTGACCGAGGGCGTCGGCATGCCCCTCGCCTGGGAGGCGATCCGGGACATCAAGGCGCATATGGACCGGGTGTGCCAGCTCACGCTGCCGGGGCCGGATGCGATGCTGCCGCTGGTGCAGCAGCATCGCAGCATCATGGTTGCGATCGACGCTCGGGACTCAGGACGGGCGGAAACGGCGATGCGCCACCATCTCACCGAAATTCTGCGCGCACTCCCCAGAACGGAAGCGAGCTTTCCCGATCTGTTCGAATGA
- a CDS encoding DUF305 domain-containing protein: protein MTAALAQPAPKPQMGDGMPMKTMMPEASDSASTKGYKESMMSMMSRMPAYTGDADVDFMKQMKGHHQAAIDMAKVELAAGKDADAKKLAREIVAAQEKEISTIDAWLKAKGK from the coding sequence ATGACCGCCGCACTCGCCCAACCCGCCCCAAAGCCTCAGATGGGTGATGGGATGCCCATGAAAACGATGATGCCAGAGGCATCCGATTCCGCGTCAACCAAGGGGTACAAGGAATCGATGATGAGCATGATGAGCAGGATGCCTGCCTATACCGGCGACGCGGATGTCGACTTCATGAAGCAGATGAAGGGTCATCATCAGGCGGCGATCGACATGGCCAAGGTCGAGCTCGCAGCTGGAAAGGACGCCGACGCCAAGAAGCTCGCCCGCGAGATCGTCGCCGCTCAGGAGAAGGAGATCTCGACGATCGACGCGTGGCTGAAGGCTAAGGGTAAGTAG